A single Eleginops maclovinus isolate JMC-PN-2008 ecotype Puerto Natales chromosome 5, JC_Emac_rtc_rv5, whole genome shotgun sequence DNA region contains:
- the si:ch211-113e8.11 gene encoding uncharacterized protein si:ch211-113e8.11 — MNSLVGYGVSSESDSEGEDDINNGAVGSVKELCDEASSSRKTRNFLLESGSASSESEPEEEDSSLSPHPQKPAPYAVYHPTLPAPSLGSITSYKLPPPSLHTCSDSSVFTNPFKAQADQKLSALQKHVPLTMQAKPSQIGGKKMCVSYRKAGRCRFGIKCKFAHDSDLQSLTELPVSEETPDQEEAHASGSGSQKETKELESRGQQGKKRRVGLSNTLIPPKRAMKQYAMQRDREQINMS, encoded by the exons ATGAACTCTCTGGTTGGCTACGGAGTGTCCTCTGAATCCGACAGCGAGGGAGAGGACGACATAAACAACGGTGCAGTTGG GTCCGTAAAGGAGCTATGTGATGAAGCATCCAGTTCCAGAAAGACCCGCAACTTCCTGCTGGAGTCCGGTTCAGCATCCAGTGAGTCAGAACCAGAGGAAGAGGATTCTTCTTTATCACCACACCCCCAGAAACCTGCACCTTATGCAGTCTACCATCCCACCCTGCCTGCTCCATCTCTGGGCTCCATCACCTCCTATAagctccctcctccttctctgcacACCTGCTctgacagcagtgtgttcacCAACCCTTTCAAGGCTCAGGCAGACCAGAAGCTCAGCGCCTTGCAGAAACACGTCCCCCTCACAATGCAGGCCAAACCCTCCCAGATAGGAGGtaaaaagatgtgtgtgtcaTACAGGAAAGCTGGAAGGTGCAGGTTTGGGATAAAATGCAAGTTTGCTCATGACAGTGACCTCCAGTCTCTCACTGAGTTACCTGTGAGTGAAGAAACACCGGATCAAGAAGAGGCCCACGCAAGTGGCTCAGGATCCCAGAAGGAGACAAAAGAGTTAGAGTCTAGAGGGCAGcagggaaagaagaggagggtAGGACTGAGCAACACCTTGATTCCTCCTAAACGAGCTATGAAGCAGTATGCCAtgcagagggacagagagcagATCAATATGTCATGA